In a genomic window of Rhodovulum sp. P5:
- the mepA gene encoding penicillin-insensitive murein endopeptidase translates to MAGNLIGAIVALTLATSAQAAPTASSLFGAKQDASGHRAAAIGSYAKGCGAGLVQLPETGPTWQAMRLSRNRNWGHPETIDFIERLSARATQYGWKGLYVGDISQPRGGPMLSGHASHQIGLDVDIWMLPPKRLNLSRRERENLSSINVRSEDQRSVNGNFTRAHAAVLRAAASDPAVDRIFVTPPVKVELCKTAKRSDKAWLQKIRPFYGHNYHFHVRLKCPDGSRYCAPQRPTVSQLSKGGDGCDETLEWWVTDYLDPPKTAPTKPAKPAPKRRHPREYTMADLPKECRTVLSSD, encoded by the coding sequence ATGGCAGGAAACCTGATTGGCGCGATCGTTGCGCTGACATTGGCGACATCCGCGCAGGCGGCCCCGACGGCCAGTTCCCTGTTCGGGGCGAAACAGGATGCCTCCGGCCACCGTGCGGCGGCCATCGGAAGCTATGCCAAGGGCTGCGGTGCGGGGCTGGTGCAACTGCCCGAAACCGGGCCCACATGGCAGGCGATGCGCCTGTCGCGCAACCGCAACTGGGGCCACCCCGAGACGATCGATTTCATCGAACGGCTGAGCGCCCGGGCCACGCAATATGGCTGGAAAGGGCTTTACGTCGGCGATATCAGCCAGCCGCGCGGCGGGCCGATGCTTTCGGGCCATGCCTCGCACCAGATCGGGCTGGATGTCGATATCTGGATGCTGCCGCCCAAGCGGCTGAACCTGTCCCGCCGGGAACGCGAAAACCTGTCATCGATCAATGTGCGCAGCGAAGACCAGCGCAGCGTCAATGGCAATTTCACCCGCGCCCATGCTGCCGTGCTGCGCGCCGCGGCGTCGGACCCCGCGGTTGATCGCATCTTCGTCACGCCGCCGGTCAAGGTGGAACTGTGCAAGACCGCGAAACGCTCCGACAAGGCGTGGCTTCAGAAGATCCGGCCGTTTTACGGGCACAACTATCACTTCCACGTGCGTCTGAAGTGCCCCGACGGGTCCCGCTATTGCGCGCCGCAGCGGCCAACAGTATCGCAATTGTCCAAGGGAGGCGATGGCTGTGACGAGACGCTTGAATGGTGGGTGACCGACTATCTCGATCCGCCGAAGACGGCCCCCACAAAGCCGGCAAAACCCGCCCCCAAGCGGCGTCATCCCCGCGAATACACGATGGCCGACCTGCCAAAGGAATGCCGCACCGTACTTTCTTCGGACTGA
- a CDS encoding YggT family protein has translation MLSLFMILLMILNIVYFIIIVQIIMSWLISFNVLNVYQPIVGQIWRGLNQLLEPIYSPVRRILPNTGSIDLAPLVVLIAIFALKIIIGNNMYIFA, from the coding sequence ATGCTTTCGCTTTTCATGATCCTCCTGATGATCCTGAACATCGTCTATTTCATCATCATCGTTCAGATCATCATGAGCTGGCTGATCAGCTTTAACGTGCTGAATGTCTACCAGCCCATCGTCGGGCAGATCTGGCGCGGCCTGAACCAGTTGCTGGAGCCGATCTATTCCCCGGTGCGCCGTATCCTGCCCAATACCGGCTCCATCGACTTGGCGCCGCTGGTGGTGCTGATCGCGATCTTCGCGCTGAAGATCATCATCGGCAACAACATGTATATCTTTGCCTGA
- a CDS encoding NAD(P)H-binding protein, with protein sequence MTRTDRKRVFVLGGTGTIGTATVKALVRAGHDVVCFIRPGSEAKLPDGAKARTGDVTDPLSLTEDGFRGERFDAVVSCLASRTGVPRDAWEIDHQAHVEALDIAKAAGVTQFVLLSAICVQKPLLAFQQAKLAFEKELRDSGLTWSIVRPTAFFKSLSGQVERVRKGKPFLMFGDGTLTACKPISDDDLGTYIAECLIDPDRWNRILPIGGPGAAITPRAQGEMLFAALRQEPKFKQVPVAMLNVIIAVLSTLGKVSPKMRDKAELARIGRYYATESMLLWDPETGTYDADATPSAGTETLADFYARLARSGETVDLGEHAVF encoded by the coding sequence ATGACCCGAACCGACCGCAAACGCGTCTTCGTCCTTGGGGGCACCGGAACCATCGGCACCGCCACGGTCAAGGCGCTGGTTCGTGCAGGCCATGACGTCGTGTGTTTCATCCGGCCCGGGTCCGAGGCCAAACTGCCCGACGGGGCCAAGGCGCGCACGGGCGACGTGACCGATCCACTGTCGCTGACCGAGGACGGTTTCCGGGGAGAACGGTTCGATGCCGTTGTGTCCTGCCTCGCCTCGCGCACGGGCGTGCCCCGCGATGCGTGGGAGATCGACCACCAGGCCCATGTCGAGGCGCTGGACATCGCCAAGGCGGCGGGCGTCACGCAATTCGTGCTGCTGTCGGCGATCTGCGTTCAGAAACCGCTTCTGGCCTTCCAGCAGGCCAAGCTGGCCTTCGAGAAAGAGTTGCGCGACTCGGGCCTGACATGGTCCATCGTGCGTCCCACCGCGTTCTTCAAATCGCTTTCGGGGCAGGTTGAGCGGGTGCGCAAGGGCAAACCCTTCCTGATGTTCGGGGATGGCACCCTGACCGCCTGCAAGCCGATCAGCGACGACGACCTTGGCACCTATATCGCGGAGTGCCTGATCGACCCGGACCGTTGGAACCGCATCCTGCCGATCGGCGGGCCGGGGGCGGCCATCACCCCCCGCGCGCAGGGGGAGATGCTGTTCGCCGCACTGCGGCAGGAACCGAAGTTCAAACAGGTGCCGGTGGCGATGCTGAACGTGATCATCGCGGTGCTGTCGACGCTGGGAAAAGTGTCGCCCAAGATGCGCGACAAGGCCGAACTGGCGCGGATCGGGCGGTACTACGCCACCGAGTCGATGCTGCTGTGGGATCCCGAGACCGGGACATACGATGCCGACGCGACACCCTCTGCCGGCACCGAAACGCTCGCTGATTTCTACGCCCGCCTTGCACGCAGCGGCGAAACCGTCGATCTGGGCGAACATGCCGTGTTCTAG
- a CDS encoding molybdopterin-binding protein, with protein MSNPTAAMLVIGDEILTGRTRDANMHFLAGELVKHGIRLAEVRIVPDVQDRIVEALNALRAAHDTVITSGGIGPTHDDITADAVAAAFGVPIDVRDDARAIMQDYCDRMGRELNDARLRMARIPEGATLIDNPVSAAPGFTLGNVHVMAGVPTIFQAMVAGVLPTLTGGDPLMSQNLSVERAEGDIATLLGGLAAEFPDLSIGSYPYNRDGVYGTNIVIRGTSGERIDSAMGKLCTLFPEAVG; from the coding sequence ATGAGCAACCCCACCGCGGCGATGCTGGTGATCGGCGACGAAATCCTGACGGGGCGCACGCGCGATGCGAACATGCATTTCCTTGCCGGGGAACTGGTCAAGCACGGCATCCGTCTGGCCGAGGTGCGGATCGTGCCGGATGTGCAGGACCGGATCGTCGAGGCGCTGAACGCCCTGCGGGCGGCCCATGACACCGTGATCACTTCTGGCGGGATCGGTCCGACCCATGACGACATCACCGCCGACGCGGTCGCCGCGGCCTTCGGGGTGCCCATCGACGTTCGCGACGACGCCCGGGCGATCATGCAGGACTATTGCGACCGGATGGGGCGGGAATTGAACGATGCCCGCCTGCGCATGGCCCGTATTCCCGAAGGTGCCACGCTGATCGACAACCCGGTGTCGGCTGCGCCGGGCTTCACGCTGGGCAATGTCCATGTCATGGCGGGGGTTCCGACGATTTTTCAGGCGATGGTGGCGGGCGTCTTGCCGACGCTCACCGGGGGTGATCCGCTGATGTCCCAGAACCTGAGCGTTGAGCGGGCGGAGGGCGACATCGCCACGCTCCTTGGCGGGCTGGCGGCGGAGTTTCCGGACCTCTCCATCGGCTCGTACCCCTATAACCGCGACGGGGTCTACGGCACCAATATCGTGATCCGCGGCACGAGTGGCGAACGGATCGACAGCGCCATGGGCAAGCTTTGCACCCTGTTCCC
- a CDS encoding MFS transporter yields MNTAERRRIWGWWFFDWAAQPYATLLLTFIFAPYIKDLLGDGSAAQAAWGYGVGAAGLVIAICAPLLGAVADKSGHRMVWMLLFSLMYVLGAAGLWWADPADFSIPLLLFSFGLGLMGMEFATIFINAMLPELGPRRELGKISGTGWAFGYLGGLIALVIMLLYFAEGDTGTTLIGREPAFGLDPEAREGTRFVGPFTALWYALSMIPFFLWVHLPPHPERTTFRKALGQALPELRATLRHLPRTPSLSAYLVSSMFYRDALSGMYVFGGIYAAGMLDWSVIDVGIFGIVAAVTAAVFSWVGGQADYRFGPKPVLVFCVILLTLVAMGVIFVSREAVFGVPVAADSALPDIAFFILGAIIGAAGGALQTASRTMMVRQANPDKMTEHFGLFALTGKATSFIAPLSIGFITDISGSQQMGITPLVVLFLLGLFLLLFVRADGERAERWQET; encoded by the coding sequence ATGAACACGGCAGAACGGCGCCGGATCTGGGGATGGTGGTTCTTCGACTGGGCGGCACAGCCCTATGCCACGCTGCTTTTGACCTTTATCTTCGCCCCTTACATCAAGGACTTGCTGGGCGACGGCAGCGCCGCGCAGGCGGCCTGGGGCTATGGCGTGGGCGCAGCGGGCCTCGTCATCGCGATCTGCGCCCCCCTGCTGGGCGCGGTGGCGGACAAAAGCGGCCATCGCATGGTGTGGATGCTGCTGTTCTCGCTCATGTATGTGTTGGGCGCGGCGGGGCTGTGGTGGGCGGACCCGGCGGATTTCAGCATTCCGCTTCTGCTCTTCTCCTTCGGGCTTGGCCTGATGGGGATGGAATTCGCCACGATCTTCATCAACGCGATGCTGCCGGAACTTGGGCCGCGGCGCGAGCTTGGCAAGATCTCGGGCACCGGCTGGGCCTTCGGGTATCTCGGCGGGCTGATCGCGCTTGTCATCATGCTGCTTTACTTTGCCGAGGGCGACACCGGCACAACCCTGATCGGGCGGGAGCCCGCCTTCGGCCTTGACCCCGAGGCCCGGGAAGGCACGCGGTTCGTGGGCCCGTTCACGGCGCTCTGGTACGCGCTGTCGATGATTCCGTTCTTCCTATGGGTGCACCTGCCCCCCCATCCGGAGCGCACAACCTTTCGCAAGGCCCTCGGTCAGGCGTTGCCGGAGTTGCGCGCCACCTTGCGGCATCTGCCGCGCACACCCAGCCTGTCGGCCTATCTGGTCTCGTCGATGTTCTATCGCGATGCGCTGAGCGGCATGTATGTCTTCGGGGGCATCTACGCGGCGGGTATGCTGGACTGGTCCGTGATCGATGTGGGAATCTTCGGGATTGTCGCTGCGGTAACGGCGGCGGTGTTTTCCTGGGTCGGCGGGCAGGCCGACTACCGCTTTGGCCCCAAGCCGGTTCTGGTGTTCTGCGTGATCCTGCTGACGCTGGTCGCCATGGGGGTGATCTTCGTCTCGCGCGAGGCGGTGTTCGGCGTGCCCGTAGCGGCCGACTCCGCCCTGCCCGACATTGCGTTTTTCATTCTGGGGGCGATCATCGGGGCGGCCGGCGGTGCGTTGCAGACGGCCAGCCGAACGATGATGGTCCGGCAGGCCAATCCCGACAAGATGACGGAGCATTTCGGCCTGTTCGCCCTGACGGGAAAGGCGACCTCGTTCATCGCGCCCCTCTCCATCGGGTTCATCACCGACATCTCCGGATCGCAACAGATGGGGATTACACCCCTGGTTGTGCTTTTTCTGTTGGGGCTTTTTCTGCTACTCTTCGTCCGGGCAGATGGAGAGCGGGCAGAACGATGGCAGGAAACCTGA